The proteins below are encoded in one region of Silene latifolia isolate original U9 population chromosome 2, ASM4854445v1, whole genome shotgun sequence:
- the LOC141642949 gene encoding uncharacterized protein YNL011C, with amino-acid sequence MADSLLGPWSFFQFSIISSTNTRFKCNLSTKTSIPSLMASSITPSQSSSSPPSLLVFSGGTAFNGVAEELKKLTTRVAHVLPVSDDGGSTAEIVRVLGGPAVGDIRSRCLRLSDQSTAESLAVRHLLGHRLSLQAKEAKSEWYDIVEGEHSLWKGVSVPYRETIRSFLVYFQSQILMRSEDKFCFSNGSIGNFFFAGARIFFQSLDAAIFLFSRVSGIPKESLVLPVISTNDRLTLGCELWDGRTIRGQNEISHPTNGLMEPIKKSRTSDQALPSKIKRVFYMSSEGKNLLHEVFPAPNPAVLEQLHAVDCVVYAMGSLFTSICPSLVLIGIGEIISARPCRKILLLNGTHDRETSSFTASCFVTAITDALNRTHGNFNNCLNHPPNEYINAILVPRNGEVAVDSSALKNQGIHDVVIVDSVHDSKAGITFDPKALIQTLANLLTRSQGSCSNEIGNDV; translated from the exons ATGGCGGACAGTTTGCTGGGTCCTTGGTCTTTCTTCCAATTTAGCATCATCAGTAGTACTAATACTAGATTTAAATGCAATCTCTCTACTAAAACTTCAATTCCTTCTTTAATGGCTTCCTCTATTACCCCTTCTCAATCTTCATCTTCTCCACCTTCTCTCCTTGTTTTTTCAG GCGGCACTGCCTTTAATGGGGTCGCGGAAGAACTAAAGAAGCTAACGACTCGTGTTGCTCATGTTCTTCCAGTGTCTGATGATGGAGGGAGTACAGCCGAGATTGTTCGTGTACTTG GTGGCCCGGCTGTAGGAGACATAAGATCAAGATGTTTGCGGTTATCAGATCAAAGTACAGCAGAGTCTCTTGCAGTTCGACATTTGTTGGGTCACCGTTTATCTTTACAAGCAAAAGAGGCAAAATCAGAATG GTATGATATAGTGGAAGGGGAGCATTCACTTTGGAAGGGAGTATCAGTGCCATACAGGGAAACAATTAGAtcctttttagtttatttccagAGTCAG ATTCTAATGAGATCTGAAGATAAATTTTGTTTCAGCAATGGCAG CATAGGAAACTTTTTTTTCGCCGGAGCTCGTATATTCTTTCAGTCATTGGATGCCGCCATATTTTTGTTTTCGCGTGTTTCAGGCATTCCTAAGGAAAGTCTTGTGCTCCCAGTTATATCCACCAATGATAGACTGACTCTAGGATGTGAATTGTGG GATGGAAGAACCATTCGAGGGCAGAATGAAATTTCTCATCCAACTAATGGATTAATGGAGCCTATTAAAAAG AGTAGAACTTCTGATCAAGCACTTCCTTCCAAAATAAAGCGGGTATTCTACATGTCAAGTGAAGGGAAGAATTTACTGCATGAG GTCTTCCCTGCACCCAATCCAGCTGTTCTGGAGCAGTTGCATGCTGTAGATTGCGTTGTTTATGCCATGGGATCtctttttacatccatttgcccgTCATTG GTTCTGATTGGCATTGGGGAGATAATATCTGCAAGGCCTTGTCGTAAG ATACTTCTATTGAATGGAACACATGATCGAGAAACTAGCAGCTTCACTGCTTCATGTTTCGTAACTGCAATAACAGATGCTCTGAATAGAACTCATGGAAATTTTAACAACTGTCTTAACCATCCC CCAAACGAGTACATAAATGCAATTTTAGTTCCAAGGAATGGTGAAGTTGCTGTAGATTCAAGTGCCTTGAAAAATCAAGGAATTCATGATGTg GTAATTGTTGATTCTGTTCATGATAGCAAGGCTGGTATAACCTTTGATCCGAAAGCCTTGATACAAACCCTAGCAAATTTGCTGACAAGATCTCAAGGAAGTTGCTCAAATGAGATTGGAAATGACGTTTAA